The Microbacterium phyllosphaerae region CCGAGCACGGCTGCTGCGAGTCGTGCATAGGGCCACCAGGTCGTCATATTCGCCTCCGCGCACACTTTATCGGTCACGAAGTGTCATTGTCCCTAGACCGATATGTCGATATGTCGATAGCGTCAGCGGGAGAGCACATCGCGGCCGGGAGGGGCACATGAGCGAGGGCACTGCGGGGACCACGACAGGCACGGAGACGCGAAGAAGACTGTGGCGGGGGAGGGTCGGCCTCAGCATCCAGTCGAAGCTGCTCATCATGCTGCTCGCCGTGAGCCTCGTCTCGTCGGTGATCGTCGGGACGATCGGATTCCTCAACGGTCGGCAGTCGCTGCACGACTCGGCGGTCGACCAGCTCATCACCATCCGCTCGATGCGGGCGGCGGAGATCACGGATGCCCTCGAGACGGTGAAGCGCGACGCCTCGCTGAATTCGCGCAACCTCAGTGCCCAGAACCTGTCGACCTCGATCAACGAGGGCTTCGAGGAGCTGCAGCAGGAGCAGCCCGAGCCGGGCGAGCACGAAGAGCTCGAGGCGTACTACGCGGACGTGTTCATCCCGAAGCTCGAGGAGCGCACCGGCGACGAGTACGGTGACAGCGCGTTCATCCCCGATTCGGTGGCCGGTCAGCACCTGCAGTCCCACTTCACGACGCAGAATCAGGACTTCGACGCCGACTACGACACTCTTCTCAACGACAACGATCCGGAAGACGGAACCCTGTACGGCGAGGCTTCCGTGAGGTACGGCGACTACTTCACGCGACTGGTCGAGGAGGCGGGGTACGAGGATGCACTGCTGATGAACCTCGACGGCGACGTCGTGTTCTCGGCGTACAAGGGGCCGGAGCTCGGCACGAACCTTCTGACCGGGCCGTATCGCGACTCCGTCCTCGCCGGAGCGTACGCGGACGCGATCGCCACGAACTCGGTGAACACGGTGATCCTCACCGACTTCGAGCGCTGGATCCCCTCGCTCAACATCCCGACCATGTGGGTCATCTCACCGGTCGGCAACAGCAGCCGCATCACGGGAGCCATCGCGTTCCAGGTGTCGATCGACACCATCAACGACCTCACCACGGGTTCCGAGGGCTGGAAGGAACAGGGGCTCGGCGACACCGGCGAGGTCTACCTCGTCGGACGCGACGACCTCATGCGCAGCAACTCGCGACGACTGATCGAGGATCCCGACAGCTACGCCGAGATCGCGATCAACGGCGGCGTCCCGCCGAGCGTCGCCGAGCGCGCCGTCGAGGTGAACGGCACGGTACTGCTGCAGCAGGTGAACACGCAGGCGGTGGCGGATGCCCAGGCCGGCCGCACGGGCACGACGATCGGCCGCGACTATCTCGGCCGCGAGAGCGTCACCGCGTACGCTCCGCTGGAGGTCGAGGGGCTCGACTGGGTGATCATCGCGCGGATCGACTCGGAAGAGGCGTTCGCACCGGTGAGCGACTTCACCCGCACGGTGCTGCTGTCGCTGCTCGGCATCCTGCTCGGCGTCTCGCTGCTGTCGCTGCTGCTCGCCCAGGTGTTCACACGACCTGTCCACCGGCTCGTCGGCGCCGTCCATCGCGTCGCCGAGGGCGACCTCGACGTGCAGGTGCCGCAGGGATCGCGCGACGAGTTCGGTGATCTCGGCAGCGCGTTCAACGACATGGCGTCGAGTCTGCGCATCAAACAGGAGCTGATCGACGAGCAGCAGGCCGAGAACGAGAAGCTCCTGCTCACGCTGATGCCCGAGAGCGTCGCCGCGAAGTACAAGCAGGGTGACGAGGCGATCTCGGAGGCGCACGAGAACGTCTCGGTCGTGTTCGCCGAGCTCGTCGGCTTCGACGACTACGCCCGCGGCCTCAACACCGAACAGGAGATCGGCCACCTCAACACCCTGATGCGGGGCTTCGACGAGGCCGCCGAGAAGGCGGGTGTCGAGAAGGTGCGCACGCTGCGCGGGGGATATCTCGCGTCCTCGGGTCTCATCGTGCCCCGGGTCGACAACGTGCGCCGCAGTGTCGACTTCGCCAAGAACCTGCTCGGCGTCGTCGAGCGGTTCAACGCGCAGAACGGCTCGTCGATCGGCATCCGTGCCGGAGTCGACACGGGCACCGTGACGAGCGGTCTCGTGGCGCGGACGACCCTCGCCTACGACCTCTGGGGCGATGCCGTGAACCTCGCGTACCGGGTGCGCTCGGTGACCGGCGAGCCCGGCGTGTACGTGAGCCAGACCGTCTACGACCGCACGCGCGAGATCTTCACGTTCACCGAGGCGGGCACCGTCGAGGCGCACGGCAAGAGCGAGACCGTCTGGAAGGTGAGCTGACATGCTCGACGACGCGTTCCGCGACGGCTGGGGCTGGTGGGTCATCGCCCTCGCGGTCGGTGTGCCGGTGCTGCTCGTCGTCCTCACCGAGCTGATCAACGGACTCCGACGCCGCAACAACCCGCTCGCGGG contains the following coding sequences:
- a CDS encoding adenylate/guanylate cyclase domain-containing protein, coding for MSEGTAGTTTGTETRRRLWRGRVGLSIQSKLLIMLLAVSLVSSVIVGTIGFLNGRQSLHDSAVDQLITIRSMRAAEITDALETVKRDASLNSRNLSAQNLSTSINEGFEELQQEQPEPGEHEELEAYYADVFIPKLEERTGDEYGDSAFIPDSVAGQHLQSHFTTQNQDFDADYDTLLNDNDPEDGTLYGEASVRYGDYFTRLVEEAGYEDALLMNLDGDVVFSAYKGPELGTNLLTGPYRDSVLAGAYADAIATNSVNTVILTDFERWIPSLNIPTMWVISPVGNSSRITGAIAFQVSIDTINDLTTGSEGWKEQGLGDTGEVYLVGRDDLMRSNSRRLIEDPDSYAEIAINGGVPPSVAERAVEVNGTVLLQQVNTQAVADAQAGRTGTTIGRDYLGRESVTAYAPLEVEGLDWVIIARIDSEEAFAPVSDFTRTVLLSLLGILLGVSLLSLLLAQVFTRPVHRLVGAVHRVAEGDLDVQVPQGSRDEFGDLGSAFNDMASSLRIKQELIDEQQAENEKLLLTLMPESVAAKYKQGDEAISEAHENVSVVFAELVGFDDYARGLNTEQEIGHLNTLMRGFDEAAEKAGVEKVRTLRGGYLASSGLIVPRVDNVRRSVDFAKNLLGVVERFNAQNGSSIGIRAGVDTGTVTSGLVARTTLAYDLWGDAVNLAYRVRSVTGEPGVYVSQTVYDRTREIFTFTEAGTVEAHGKSETVWKVS